A region from the Agrococcus sp. SL85 genome encodes:
- the ileS gene encoding isoleucine--tRNA ligase yields the protein MQETRVTDQQRSVDSPRRYPLSSDAPVVASPDLPAIERGILAFWKGDDTFRASLERREGCQEWVFYDGPPFANGLPHYGHLLTGYAKDVFPRFQTMRGKQVPRVFGWDTHGLPAELEAMQQLGITEKAEIEAMGVDVFNGKARESVLRYMDEWEAYVTRQARWVDFEGGYKTLDLDYMESVMWAFKTLHDKGLAYEGHRVLPYCWRDETPLSNHELRMDDDVYQDRQDTTLTVTFPMRGERAEALGLVGVEALAWTTTPWTLPTNLALAVGSEIPYAVVPAGPAGTTAGEGAFLLAEPLVGAHAKDLGYEDAAAATAAIERTVVGAELADVEYEPIFDFFADAEQWGTERAFRILVDDYVSTGDGTGIVHQAPAYGEDDQRITSAAGIPTILSVDDGGRFLSSVPPVAGQQVFEANKPLSRMLKEAGRVLRQASYVHSYPHCWRCRNPLIYKAVSSWFVRVTAIKDDLLAANEQITWVPENVKHGQFGKWLEGARDWSISRNRYWGSPIPVWVSDDPEFPRTDVYGSLDELERDFGVRPTDLHRPAIDELTRPNPDDPSGRSTMRRIPDVLDVWFDSGSMPFAQVHYPFEATRWFETHSPADYIVEYIGQTRGWFYVLHVLSVALFGRPAFRNVISHGIILGDDGFKASKSRRNYPDVNESFDAYGSDAVRWNLLQGSILRGGNFVVSEEGIREALRQFHLPLWSTWYFFATYANRAQGGQPYLAKRSTASTDVLDRYILAKLRDTVETAGASLERLDATGATLAVREFLDVLTNWYVRRSRDRFWEGVAEDGSGSEAFDTLWTVLETLTRIAAPLSPLVAEEVWKGLTGERSVHLTDWPEAAALPEDPALVAQMDAVRAIASVGNALRKQARKRVRLPLPRLTVVGEVDVAPFAGVLQDELNVREAVLEAAGPDALERYGISRRLQVNARAAGPRIGKGVQTAIQAARAGDWSIDGDVVVAGGIALEPGEYELALEVADEAAAVGFLPGGGFVVLDTATTPELEAEGLARDVVRAVQAARKDAGLDVSDRIRLVLGSDAHGVAAIEANAALVAGETLALDVQVERVDDAAGELADAGTAHRVGDGSPLSIRLERAVAEEVQA from the coding sequence ATGCAGGAGACCCGCGTGACCGACCAGCAGCGCAGCGTCGATTCCCCCCGGCGCTACCCCCTCTCGAGCGACGCCCCCGTCGTCGCGAGCCCCGACCTGCCCGCGATCGAGCGCGGCATCCTCGCCTTCTGGAAGGGCGACGACACCTTCCGCGCCTCGCTCGAGCGCCGCGAGGGCTGCCAGGAGTGGGTCTTCTACGACGGCCCGCCCTTCGCCAACGGCCTGCCGCACTACGGCCACCTCCTCACCGGCTACGCCAAGGACGTCTTCCCGCGCTTCCAGACCATGCGCGGCAAGCAGGTGCCCCGCGTGTTCGGCTGGGACACCCACGGCCTGCCCGCCGAGCTCGAGGCAATGCAGCAGCTCGGCATCACCGAGAAGGCCGAGATCGAGGCCATGGGCGTCGACGTCTTCAACGGCAAGGCGCGCGAGTCGGTGCTGCGCTACATGGACGAGTGGGAGGCCTACGTCACCCGCCAGGCCCGCTGGGTCGACTTCGAGGGCGGCTACAAGACCCTCGACCTCGACTACATGGAGTCGGTGATGTGGGCGTTCAAGACGCTCCACGACAAGGGCCTCGCCTACGAGGGCCACCGCGTGCTGCCGTACTGCTGGCGCGACGAGACGCCGCTCTCGAACCACGAGCTGCGCATGGACGACGACGTCTACCAGGATCGCCAGGACACGACGCTCACCGTCACCTTCCCGATGCGCGGCGAGCGCGCGGAGGCGCTCGGGCTCGTCGGCGTCGAGGCGCTCGCCTGGACGACGACGCCCTGGACGCTGCCGACGAACCTGGCGCTCGCGGTCGGGTCCGAGATCCCCTACGCGGTCGTGCCCGCCGGCCCCGCCGGCACCACCGCGGGCGAGGGCGCGTTCCTGCTCGCCGAGCCGCTCGTCGGCGCCCACGCGAAGGACCTCGGCTACGAGGACGCCGCGGCCGCGACCGCGGCGATCGAGCGCACGGTCGTCGGCGCCGAGCTCGCCGACGTCGAGTACGAGCCGATCTTCGACTTCTTCGCCGACGCGGAGCAGTGGGGCACCGAGCGCGCCTTCCGCATCCTCGTCGACGACTACGTCTCCACGGGCGACGGCACGGGCATCGTGCACCAGGCGCCCGCCTACGGCGAGGACGACCAGCGCATCACGAGCGCCGCGGGCATCCCCACGATCCTCTCCGTCGACGACGGCGGCCGCTTCCTCTCCTCGGTGCCGCCCGTCGCGGGCCAGCAGGTCTTCGAGGCGAACAAGCCGCTCTCGCGCATGCTCAAGGAGGCGGGCCGCGTGCTCCGCCAGGCCAGCTACGTGCACTCCTACCCGCACTGCTGGCGCTGCCGGAACCCGCTCATCTACAAGGCGGTCTCGAGCTGGTTCGTGCGCGTCACCGCCATCAAGGACGACCTGCTCGCCGCGAACGAGCAGATCACCTGGGTGCCCGAGAACGTCAAGCACGGCCAGTTCGGCAAGTGGCTCGAGGGCGCGCGCGACTGGTCGATCAGCCGCAACCGCTACTGGGGCAGCCCCATCCCCGTGTGGGTCTCGGACGACCCGGAGTTCCCGCGCACCGACGTGTACGGCTCGCTCGACGAGCTCGAGCGCGACTTCGGCGTGCGCCCCACCGACCTGCACCGGCCGGCGATCGACGAGCTGACCCGCCCGAACCCCGACGACCCGTCGGGGCGCAGCACCATGCGCCGCATCCCCGACGTGCTCGACGTGTGGTTCGACTCCGGCTCGATGCCCTTCGCGCAGGTGCACTACCCGTTCGAGGCGACCCGCTGGTTCGAGACCCACAGCCCCGCCGACTACATCGTCGAGTACATCGGGCAGACGCGCGGCTGGTTCTACGTGCTGCACGTGCTCTCGGTGGCGCTCTTCGGCCGCCCGGCGTTCCGGAACGTCATCAGCCACGGCATCATCCTGGGCGACGACGGCTTCAAGGCCTCCAAGTCGCGCCGCAACTACCCCGACGTCAACGAGTCGTTCGACGCCTACGGCTCGGATGCGGTGCGCTGGAACCTGCTGCAGGGCTCGATCCTGCGGGGCGGCAACTTCGTCGTCTCGGAGGAGGGCATCCGCGAGGCGCTGCGCCAGTTCCACCTGCCGCTGTGGTCGACCTGGTACTTCTTCGCCACCTACGCCAACCGCGCGCAGGGCGGCCAGCCGTACCTCGCGAAGCGCTCGACGGCGTCGACCGACGTGCTCGACCGCTACATCCTCGCGAAGCTCCGCGACACGGTCGAGACCGCCGGGGCGAGCCTCGAGCGCCTCGACGCGACGGGCGCGACGCTCGCCGTGCGCGAGTTCCTCGACGTGCTCACGAACTGGTACGTGCGCCGCTCGCGCGACCGCTTCTGGGAGGGCGTGGCCGAGGACGGCAGCGGCTCCGAGGCCTTCGACACCCTCTGGACGGTGCTCGAGACGCTGACGCGCATCGCCGCGCCGCTCTCGCCGCTCGTCGCCGAGGAGGTGTGGAAGGGCCTCACGGGCGAGCGCTCGGTGCACCTCACCGACTGGCCCGAGGCCGCGGCGCTGCCGGAGGACCCCGCGCTCGTCGCGCAGATGGACGCGGTGCGCGCCATCGCGAGCGTCGGCAACGCGCTCCGCAAGCAGGCGCGCAAGCGCGTGCGCCTGCCGCTGCCGCGCCTCACGGTCGTCGGCGAGGTCGACGTCGCACCCTTCGCGGGCGTGCTCCAGGACGAGCTGAACGTGCGCGAGGCCGTGCTCGAGGCCGCGGGGCCCGACGCGCTCGAGCGCTACGGCATCAGCCGGCGCCTGCAGGTCAACGCCCGTGCCGCGGGCCCGCGCATCGGCAAGGGCGTGCAGACGGCCATCCAGGCCGCCCGCGCGGGCGACTGGTCGATCGACGGCGACGTCGTCGTGGCAGGCGGCATCGCGCTCGAGCCCGGCGAGTACGAGCTCGCGCTCGAGGTCGCCGACGAGGCCGCGGCCGTGGGCTTCCTGCCCGGCGGCGGGTTCGTGGTGCTCGACACCGCCACGACGCCCGAGCTCGAGGCCGAGGGCCTCGCGCGCGACGTCGTGCGCGCCGTGCAGGCCGCGCGCAAGGACGCGGGGCTCGACGTGAGCGACCGCATCCGCCTCGTGCTCGGCTCCGACGCCCACGGCGTCGCCGCCATCGAGGCGAACGCCGCGCTCGTCGCCGGCGAGACGCTCGCGCTCGACGTGCAGGTGGAGCGGGTGGACGACGCGGCGGGCGAGCTCGCCGACGCCGGCACCGCGCACCGCGTCGGCGACGGCTCGCCGCTGTCGATCCGCCTCGAGCGCGCCGTGGCCGAGGAGGTGCAGGCATGA
- a CDS encoding LuxR C-terminal-related transcriptional regulator, with protein sequence MRILICEDSVLLREGLARLLADAGHEVVAQLPDATALEAAIAAHDPDLAVLDVRMPPTRTDEGILAAIGIRARGERPRVLVLSQYVEERYAADLIASGPAGFGYLLKDRVADVADFLQAVRQVAEGGTVLDPEVVSQLLTRRRRDGRMERLTPRERQVLALMAEGAANQAIAGRLFISEGSVEKHISAVFQKLELEPEAGNRRVLAVLAHLDAPDARSSHPPAPPAPRTDGGIR encoded by the coding sequence GTGCGCATCCTGATCTGCGAGGACTCCGTGCTGCTGCGCGAGGGGCTCGCGCGGCTGCTCGCCGACGCCGGCCACGAGGTCGTCGCCCAGCTGCCCGACGCGACGGCGCTCGAGGCCGCGATCGCCGCCCACGACCCCGACCTCGCGGTGCTCGACGTGCGCATGCCGCCCACCCGCACCGACGAGGGCATCCTCGCCGCCATCGGCATCCGCGCGCGGGGCGAGCGCCCCCGCGTGCTCGTGCTCTCGCAGTACGTCGAGGAGCGCTATGCCGCCGACCTCATCGCGAGCGGACCGGCCGGCTTCGGCTACCTCCTCAAGGATCGCGTGGCCGACGTCGCCGACTTCCTGCAGGCGGTGCGGCAGGTCGCCGAGGGCGGCACGGTGCTCGACCCGGAGGTCGTCAGCCAGCTGCTGACGCGCCGCCGCCGCGACGGCCGCATGGAGCGGCTGACGCCCCGCGAGCGCCAGGTGCTCGCGCTCATGGCCGAGGGCGCCGCCAACCAGGCGATCGCGGGCCGGCTCTTCATCAGCGAGGGCAGCGTCGAGAAGCACATCTCGGCGGTGTTCCAGAAGCTCGAGCTCGAGCCCGAGGCCGGCAACCGCCGCGTGCTCGCCGTGCTCGCCCACCTCGACGCGCCCGACGCGCGCAGCAGCCACCCCCCGGCGCCCCCGGCGCCGCGCACCGACGGAGGCATCCGATGA
- a CDS encoding sensor histidine kinase: MTSSTARPPAAHAPSAQASSAPASSPPVAAPPAARGRRSFAPIAATIAHLAVLGAVGLPILIGLAVLVAAGVGTLVVLVGLVLLGLAVLGVFAVAWFERERVAGLYGEPVPPAVLRRSPRTDWLRVPHTLLRVVADGQHWRAVLSFALASLLGSFVLSLLGLAGLGGPLALAALGAADTIAVPWVGLSVPVEWAPLVGALALLGGVGGTIGLAYAHRGITTSLLVPDKRERLEREARESREQREGAVRAADLDRTRIERDLHDGVQPRLVSIAMQLGMARDKIDSDPAAARALIDEAHASSKSAVTELRQLARGIHVAVLDDRGLDAAVSALAARSTVPVEVDARIDRRCAREAETAAYFAIAESITNAQKHARASRIRVAIRTRTGPDGRAVLWARVEDDGIGGAVRQGGGGIDGLAHRVAGAGGTLTLTSPAGGPTAIEVELPCAS; the protein is encoded by the coding sequence ATGACCTCCTCCACGGCGCGGCCCCCGGCGGCGCACGCACCCTCGGCGCAGGCGTCCTCGGCGCCGGCCTCGTCGCCGCCCGTCGCGGCACCGCCCGCCGCCCGCGGCCGCCGCTCCTTCGCCCCGATCGCGGCGACGATCGCCCACCTCGCCGTGCTCGGCGCGGTCGGCCTGCCGATCCTCATCGGCCTCGCGGTGCTCGTCGCGGCGGGCGTCGGGACCCTCGTCGTGCTCGTCGGGCTCGTGCTGCTCGGGCTCGCCGTGCTCGGCGTCTTCGCGGTGGCCTGGTTCGAGCGCGAGCGCGTCGCGGGCCTCTACGGCGAGCCCGTGCCGCCGGCGGTGCTGCGGCGCTCGCCGCGCACCGACTGGCTGCGCGTGCCCCACACGCTGCTGCGCGTCGTCGCCGACGGCCAGCACTGGCGCGCCGTGCTGAGCTTCGCGCTCGCGAGCCTGCTCGGCTCCTTCGTGCTCTCGCTCCTCGGGCTCGCAGGCCTCGGCGGCCCGCTCGCCCTCGCGGCGCTCGGCGCGGCCGACACGATCGCCGTGCCGTGGGTGGGCCTCTCGGTGCCCGTCGAGTGGGCTCCGCTCGTGGGCGCGCTCGCGCTGCTCGGCGGCGTCGGCGGCACCATCGGCCTCGCCTACGCGCATCGCGGCATCACCACCTCGCTCCTCGTGCCCGACAAGCGCGAGCGCCTCGAGCGCGAGGCGCGCGAGAGCCGCGAGCAGCGCGAGGGCGCCGTGCGCGCCGCGGACCTCGACCGCACGCGCATCGAGCGCGACCTCCACGACGGCGTGCAGCCGCGGCTCGTGTCGATCGCGATGCAGCTGGGCATGGCGCGCGACAAGATCGACTCCGACCCGGCCGCGGCGCGCGCCCTCATCGACGAGGCCCACGCCTCCTCGAAGTCGGCCGTCACCGAGCTCCGCCAGCTCGCGCGCGGCATCCACGTCGCGGTGCTCGACGACCGCGGCCTCGACGCCGCCGTCTCGGCGCTCGCCGCGCGCAGCACCGTGCCCGTGGAGGTCGACGCCCGCATCGACCGCCGCTGCGCCCGCGAGGCCGAGACGGCCGCCTACTTCGCGATCGCCGAGTCGATCACGAACGCGCAGAAGCACGCGCGCGCCTCGCGCATCCGCGTCGCCATCCGCACGCGCACCGGCCCCGACGGCCGCGCCGTCCTCTGGGCGCGCGTCGAGGACGACGGCATCGGCGGCGCCGTCCGGCAGGGCGGCGGCGGCATCGACGGCCTCGCGCACCGCGTCGCGGGCGCCGGCGGCACGCTGACCCTCACGAGCCCCGCCGGGGGACCGACCGCGATCGAGGTGGAGCTGCCGTGCGCATCCTGA
- a CDS encoding aminotransferase class IV has product MPAPLLALLDGTLADIASPLVRADDLGIVRGDGVFDATLVRRGVVRDREAHLDRLERSAEILQLPAPDRAGFGRAIDALVAAWDFGAAPEALIRLVLTRGPEGGGEPTAFAMMLPLAASAVRERETGVAVTLLGRGHDGDEVASMPWLLPGAKSLSYSINMAAKRHAVAHGFDDVVFVAPSGQLLEGPTSTLVVDRGGRLATPPQDGILASITLDHLMREAPAAGLEVAFEPMVPADLRAADGAWLLSSGRLLAAVTSVDGAPLPRSPLDAALRRVLDV; this is encoded by the coding sequence ATGCCCGCTCCGCTCCTGGCGCTCCTCGACGGCACGCTCGCCGACATCGCGAGCCCCCTCGTGCGCGCCGACGACCTCGGCATCGTGCGCGGCGACGGCGTCTTCGATGCGACGCTCGTGCGCCGCGGCGTCGTCCGCGACCGCGAGGCGCACCTCGACCGCCTCGAGCGCTCCGCCGAGATCCTGCAGCTGCCCGCGCCCGACCGCGCGGGCTTCGGGCGGGCGATCGATGCGCTCGTCGCCGCGTGGGACTTCGGCGCGGCGCCGGAGGCGCTCATCCGCCTCGTGCTCACGCGCGGCCCCGAGGGCGGCGGCGAGCCGACGGCCTTCGCGATGATGCTGCCGCTCGCCGCCTCCGCGGTGCGCGAGCGCGAGACGGGCGTCGCGGTGACGCTGCTCGGGCGCGGGCACGACGGCGACGAGGTCGCCTCGATGCCGTGGCTGCTGCCGGGCGCGAAGAGCCTGTCGTACTCGATCAACATGGCGGCGAAGCGCCACGCGGTCGCGCACGGCTTCGACGACGTGGTGTTCGTCGCGCCGTCCGGCCAGCTGCTCGAGGGCCCCACGTCGACGCTCGTCGTCGATCGCGGCGGCCGGCTCGCGACGCCGCCGCAGGACGGCATCCTCGCCTCCATCACGCTCGACCACCTCATGCGCGAGGCTCCCGCGGCGGGCCTCGAGGTGGCGTTCGAGCCCATGGTGCCCGCCGACCTCCGCGCCGCCGACGGCGCGTGGCTGCTCTCGTCGGGGCGCCTCCTCGCCGCCGTCACCTCGGTCGACGGGGCGCCGCTGCCGCGCTCGCCGCTCGACGCCGCGCTGCGCCGCGTGCTCGACGTCTAG
- a CDS encoding TetR family transcriptional regulator, with product MASSSAPRAAGARGPGRPRASSAATIHEAALELFLERGFEAVSVDEIARRAGVSRGTFFAYCGSKADALWAELDAAIARAGEALDAAPGDAVRALAAALADAVAPWGAAPPAALRDAVAMGAAEALRDAAPARLQPLVARAALRLALERDALPESAGAAVAPVALVAAAAAAVVAWAAAPDRGLADDAVRAALGPFAAA from the coding sequence ATGGCATCGTCGAGCGCCCCGAGGGCCGCGGGAGCCCGCGGGCCGGGCAGGCCGCGCGCGTCGAGCGCCGCGACGATCCACGAGGCGGCCCTCGAGCTCTTCCTCGAGCGCGGCTTCGAGGCCGTGAGCGTCGACGAGATCGCCCGCCGCGCCGGCGTCTCGCGCGGCACCTTCTTCGCCTACTGCGGCTCGAAGGCCGACGCGCTGTGGGCCGAGCTCGACGCGGCCATCGCGCGCGCGGGCGAGGCGCTCGACGCGGCGCCCGGCGACGCCGTCCGCGCGCTCGCCGCGGCGCTCGCGGACGCGGTCGCGCCCTGGGGCGCCGCCCCGCCCGCCGCGCTGCGCGACGCGGTCGCGATGGGCGCCGCCGAGGCGCTCCGCGATGCGGCGCCCGCGAGGCTCCAGCCGCTCGTCGCGCGCGCGGCGCTGCGGCTCGCGCTCGAGCGCGACGCGCTGCCGGAGTCGGCGGGCGCGGCCGTGGCGCCCGTGGCGCTCGTGGCCGCCGCGGCCGCCGCGGTCGTCGCCTGGGCCGCCGCGCCGGATCGCGGGCTCGCCGACGATGCGGTGCGCGCCGCCCTCGGGCCCTTCGCGGCGGCCTGA
- a CDS encoding MFS transporter produces the protein MTTTMPAQPRTSTRRVAAAATVGTALESYDFYTYSYFAAFFAGPFFFSALGETGALLASFATIGIAFVVRPIGAVLFGHLGDRIGRRRTLLITIALMGVATGLVGLLPTGQEWVALSAVVLVLLRIAQGLSLGGEWGGAVLLATEHADARRRPFFASLPQLGSPIGSVAAGGLMLAMFFGLGPEAMAAWGWRVPFLLAIPLIAVSLYLRWSIDETPVFREIAAKGERSRMPVLDAIRSQPTAFGVAILVALLGIGSYSLMNTYTMGYGVTRLGFDEMQLLTAATIGGLLQFVAVPAFGWLATRIGSARVVALGAVGTLLIAFPIYWLLGSATFAVLVALMVVGGILPTASWAALGGTMQELFRGRHAYSALSVAYAIAAVVSGFIPTVTEALGTATDGAWWHPGLVLAVLSALTLVGAIAAGRMRRLGDEDADAAQAAEPETVPQPA, from the coding sequence GTGACCACCACCATGCCCGCGCAGCCGCGCACGAGCACCCGACGCGTCGCGGCAGCCGCCACCGTCGGCACCGCGCTCGAATCGTACGACTTCTACACGTACTCCTACTTCGCCGCGTTCTTCGCCGGCCCGTTCTTCTTCAGCGCCCTGGGCGAGACGGGCGCGCTCCTCGCGTCCTTCGCGACCATCGGCATCGCCTTCGTCGTGCGCCCTATCGGCGCCGTGCTCTTCGGCCACCTCGGCGACCGCATCGGCCGCCGCCGCACGCTCCTCATCACGATCGCGCTCATGGGCGTCGCGACAGGGCTCGTGGGCCTGCTGCCGACGGGCCAGGAGTGGGTCGCGCTCAGCGCCGTCGTGCTCGTGCTGCTGCGCATCGCGCAGGGCCTCTCGCTCGGCGGCGAGTGGGGCGGCGCCGTGCTGCTCGCGACCGAGCACGCCGACGCGCGCCGCCGGCCGTTCTTCGCCTCGCTGCCGCAGCTGGGCTCCCCCATCGGCTCGGTCGCCGCGGGCGGCCTGATGCTCGCGATGTTCTTCGGCCTCGGCCCGGAGGCGATGGCCGCGTGGGGCTGGCGCGTGCCGTTCCTGCTCGCCATCCCGCTCATCGCGGTCTCGCTGTACCTGCGCTGGTCGATCGACGAGACGCCCGTGTTCCGGGAGATCGCCGCCAAGGGCGAGCGCTCGCGCATGCCCGTGCTCGACGCGATCCGCTCGCAGCCGACCGCGTTCGGCGTGGCGATCCTCGTCGCGCTGCTCGGCATCGGCTCCTACTCGCTCATGAACACCTACACGATGGGCTACGGCGTCACGCGGCTCGGCTTCGACGAGATGCAGCTGCTCACCGCCGCCACGATCGGCGGCCTGCTGCAGTTCGTCGCCGTGCCCGCGTTCGGCTGGCTCGCCACGCGCATCGGCTCGGCGCGGGTCGTCGCGCTCGGCGCCGTCGGCACGCTGCTCATCGCGTTCCCCATCTACTGGCTGCTCGGCTCGGCGACCTTCGCGGTGCTCGTGGCGCTCATGGTCGTCGGAGGCATCCTGCCGACCGCGTCGTGGGCGGCGCTCGGCGGCACGATGCAGGAGCTCTTCCGCGGACGCCACGCCTACTCGGCGCTCTCGGTCGCGTACGCGATCGCCGCGGTCGTCTCGGGCTTCATCCCGACGGTCACCGAGGCGCTCGGCACCGCGACCGACGGCGCCTGGTGGCACCCCGGCCTCGTGCTCGCCGTGCTCTCGGCGCTCACCCTCGTGGGCGCGATCGCCGCGGGCCGGATGCGCCGCCTCGGCGACGAGGACGCCGACGCCGCACAGGCGGCCGAGCCCGAGACGGTCCCCCAGCCCGCCTGA
- the valS gene encoding valine--tRNA ligase: protein MSAMPEKPALEGLEEKWGTRWEETGTYRFDAAGRTRDEIYSIDTPPPTASGSLHVGHVFSYTHTDVVARFQRMRGKHVFYPMGWDDNGLPTERRVQNYYGVRVDPTLPYDPAFTPPQEGGDGKSAKAADQLPISRRNFIELCERLTEEDEEKFEHLWRTLGLSVDWSQTYRTISDDARRTSQLAFLRNLERGEAYQADAPTLWDVTFRTAVAQAELEDREQPGAYSTLLFSSQDGDLRIDTTRPELLPSCVAVVAHPDDERYRHLFGTTVTTPVFGVEVPFVAHELAQPDKGTGVAMICTFGDVTDVTWWRELDLPNRSVIGFDGRFQAEAPEALASEAAQAAYAELAGKTVFSAKKAMLELLEAAGRLVGEQRAITHPVKFFEKGDKPLEIVSTRQWYVRNGGRDQALRERLVALGRQVEWHPEHMRTRYENWVNGLNGDWLISRQRFFGVPIPVWYALDEEGLPDHSRVLLPRHEQLPLDPSSDVPDGYDESQRGAPGGFAGEVDVMDTWATSSLTPQLAGRWADGQDLWSLLTPFDLRPQGQDIIRTWLFSTMLRSAFEDDRAPWAHAGISGWILDPDRKKMSKSKGNVVTPQGMLDEHGSDGVRYWAASSRLGVDATLDPQNPKMIKIGRRLAMKVLNAARFVLSMEGAPGAVTQRLDQEMLAELADVVRVATRSFEAYDHAKALEATESFFWTFCDDYLELVKERAYSGEPEARGSAIAALRTAIDVQLRLLAPFLPFATEEVWSWSHEGSIHVAPWPTADELGAEHGATGMLGAVGQALIGIRRAKTDAKASQKTPVASAVVGVPAALREHLEAASDDLRAVGRIASLRIEEADELVVRDIVLAEA, encoded by the coding sequence ATGAGCGCCATGCCGGAGAAGCCCGCCCTCGAGGGGCTCGAGGAGAAGTGGGGCACCCGCTGGGAGGAGACCGGCACCTACCGGTTCGACGCCGCAGGGCGCACCCGCGACGAGATCTACTCGATCGACACCCCGCCGCCCACCGCCTCCGGCTCCCTCCACGTCGGCCACGTGTTCTCCTACACGCACACCGACGTCGTCGCGCGCTTCCAGCGCATGCGCGGCAAGCACGTCTTCTACCCGATGGGCTGGGACGACAACGGCCTCCCCACCGAGCGCCGCGTGCAGAACTACTACGGCGTGCGCGTCGACCCGACGCTGCCCTACGACCCGGCCTTCACGCCCCCGCAGGAGGGCGGCGACGGCAAGAGCGCGAAGGCGGCCGACCAGCTGCCCATCTCGCGCCGCAACTTCATCGAGCTCTGCGAGCGCCTCACCGAGGAGGACGAGGAGAAGTTCGAGCACCTGTGGCGCACGCTCGGCCTCTCGGTCGACTGGTCGCAGACCTACCGCACGATCTCGGACGACGCGCGCCGCACCTCGCAGCTCGCGTTCCTGCGCAACCTCGAGCGCGGCGAGGCCTACCAGGCCGATGCCCCCACGCTCTGGGACGTCACCTTCCGCACCGCCGTCGCCCAGGCGGAGCTCGAGGACCGCGAGCAGCCGGGCGCCTACAGCACCCTGCTCTTCTCGAGCCAGGACGGCGACCTGCGCATCGACACGACGCGCCCGGAGCTCCTGCCCTCATGCGTCGCCGTGGTCGCGCACCCCGACGACGAGCGCTACCGCCACCTGTTCGGCACGACCGTGACGACGCCGGTCTTCGGCGTCGAGGTGCCCTTCGTGGCGCACGAGCTCGCCCAGCCCGACAAGGGCACGGGCGTCGCGATGATCTGCACCTTCGGCGACGTCACCGACGTCACCTGGTGGCGCGAGCTCGACCTGCCGAACCGCTCGGTGATCGGCTTCGACGGCCGCTTCCAGGCGGAGGCCCCCGAGGCGCTCGCGAGCGAGGCCGCGCAGGCCGCCTACGCCGAGCTCGCCGGCAAGACGGTGTTCAGCGCCAAGAAGGCCATGCTCGAGCTCCTGGAGGCCGCCGGACGCCTCGTGGGCGAGCAGCGCGCCATCACGCACCCCGTGAAGTTCTTCGAGAAGGGCGACAAGCCGCTCGAGATCGTCTCGACCCGCCAGTGGTACGTCCGCAACGGCGGCCGCGACCAGGCGCTCCGCGAGCGGCTCGTCGCGCTCGGCCGGCAGGTGGAGTGGCACCCCGAGCACATGCGCACGCGCTACGAGAACTGGGTGAACGGCCTCAACGGCGACTGGCTCATCTCACGCCAGCGCTTCTTCGGCGTGCCGATCCCCGTCTGGTACGCGCTCGACGAGGAGGGCCTGCCCGACCACTCCCGCGTGCTGCTGCCGCGCCACGAGCAGCTGCCGCTCGACCCCTCGAGCGACGTGCCCGACGGCTACGACGAGTCGCAGCGCGGCGCGCCGGGCGGCTTCGCGGGCGAGGTCGACGTCATGGACACCTGGGCGACCTCGTCGCTCACCCCGCAGCTGGCGGGCCGGTGGGCCGACGGCCAGGACCTGTGGTCGCTGCTGACGCCCTTCGACCTGCGCCCCCAGGGCCAGGACATCATCCGCACCTGGCTCTTCTCGACGATGCTGCGCTCGGCCTTCGAGGACGACCGCGCGCCGTGGGCGCACGCGGGCATCTCGGGCTGGATCCTCGACCCCGACCGCAAGAAGATGTCGAAGTCGAAGGGCAACGTCGTCACGCCGCAGGGCATGCTCGACGAGCACGGCTCGGACGGCGTGCGGTACTGGGCGGCCTCCTCGCGCCTCGGCGTCGATGCCACGCTCGACCCGCAGAACCCGAAGATGATCAAGATCGGGCGCCGCCTCGCGATGAAGGTGCTGAACGCAGCCCGCTTCGTGCTCTCGATGGAGGGCGCGCCGGGCGCGGTCACGCAGCGGCTCGACCAGGAGATGCTCGCCGAGCTCGCCGACGTCGTGCGCGTCGCGACCCGCTCCTTCGAGGCCTACGACCACGCGAAGGCGCTCGAGGCCACCGAGAGCTTCTTCTGGACCTTCTGCGACGACTACCTCGAGCTCGTCAAGGAGCGCGCCTACTCGGGCGAGCCCGAGGCGCGCGGCTCTGCGATCGCGGCGCTCCGCACGGCGATCGACGTGCAGCTGCGCCTGCTCGCGCCCTTCCTGCCGTTCGCCACGGAGGAGGTGTGGTCGTGGTCGCACGAGGGCTCGATCCACGTGGCTCCGTGGCCGACGGCCGACGAGCTGGGCGCCGAGCACGGCGCCACGGGCATGCTCGGCGCGGTGGGCCAGGCGCTCATCGGCATCCGCCGCGCGAAGACCGACGCGAAGGCGAGCCAGAAGACGCCCGTGGCATCCGCGGTCGTCGGCGTGCCCGCGGCGCTCCGCGAGCACCTCGAGGCCGCCTCCGACGACCTGCGCGCCGTCGGCCGCATCGCGAGCCTCCGCATCGAGGAGGCCGACGAGCTCGTGGTCCGCGACATCGTGCTCGCGGAGGCCTGA